One window of the Phycodurus eques isolate BA_2022a chromosome 7, UOR_Pequ_1.1, whole genome shotgun sequence genome contains the following:
- the LOC133405528 gene encoding caspase-1-A-like — MAEKLKAVRTDFVAKVSATVIEQLLDNLLDDHVLNSGEQEAIIEAQNTKAKRARTLIDTVRTKGDDASWKMITHISKRDQMLFKELGLTAEPPKATFELERQWSNTLIPCKKNFWNSKDDAKKIYRVTKESTQSRVALLITNIKFKDERYNRHGAEADERNMESLLRDLGYQVVKYRDCTGKEIDKAVINFSEHPKLKDTDSVFVVIMSHGKLGSVLGVNWNEAQKEDEEDVFAIDNIFKHLASVNCSALLDKPKIIIIQACRGVDKGSVAIRDDAKAVMCANTQQPGPSTSGDDGNIVEDGYQFVHKEKDFLALLSCTPDTVSYRHPENGAFCIQYIVDALNTYACEKDIEELFRMVMQRFETLPFVTIKQMPTKDRCTLTRRFYLFPGI; from the exons ATGGCTG AGAAACTTAAGGCCGTGAGAACGGATTTCGTGGCTAAGGTTTCCGCGACAGTGATCGAACAACTTCTGGACAATCTTTTGGATGACCATGTATTGAACAGCGGGGAGCAGGAGGCTATAATTGAGGCGCAAAACACCAAAGCAAAGAGGGCTCGCACCCTCATTGACACGGTGCGGACGAAAGGTGATGACGCAAGCTGGAAGATGATCACTCACATTAGCAAAAGGGACCAAATGCTCTTCAAGGAATTGGGCCTCACCGCTGAGCCGCCCAAAG CCACTTTCGAGTTGGAACGCCAGTGGTCGAACACGCTCATCCCCTGCAAAAAGAACTTCTGGAATTCCAAGGATGACgcaaaaaag aTCTACCGCGTGACTAAAGAGTCCACACAGAGTCGTGTGGCTCTGCTAATCACCAATATAAAGTTTAAGGATGAGCGTTATAACAGACATGGAGCTGAGGCAGATGAGCGGAACATGGAGAGCCTCTTGCGTGATTTAGGATATCAAGTGGTCAAATACAGGGACTGCACAGGAAAg GAAATCGACAAGGCCGTCATCAACTTCTCCGAACATCCCAAACTTAAAGACACAGACAGTGTGTTTGTGGTGATCATGTCTCACGGGAAGCTGGGATCAGTACTCGGCGTCAACTGGAACGAGGCGCAAAAAGAGGACGAAGAAGATGTCTTCGCCATtgataacatttttaaacaccTGGCCTCAGTGAACTGCAGTGCGCTGCTGGATAAACCCAAGATCATCATCATCCAGGCCTGCAGAGGAG TGGACAAAGGCTCGGTGGCCATCAGGGATGACGCAAAGGCGGTGATGTGCGCTAATACCCAGCAGCCGGGTCCGTCCACATCTGGTGATGACGGCAACATTGTGGAAGACGGCTATCAATTTGTGCACAAAGAGAAAGATTTCCTCGCTCTTCTCTCTTGCACCCCTG ATACCGTCTCATACAGACACCCAGAGAACGGCGCTTTCTGTATTCAGTATATTGTTGATGCTCTGAACACTTATGCATGTGAGAAAGACATTGAGGAGCTGTTCCGAATG GTCATGCAACGCTTTGAAACATTGCCGTTTGTGACCATAAAACAGATGCCAACCAAAGATAGATGCACTTTGACAAGGCGCTTCTACCTGTTTCCTGGGATTTGA